The Frondihabitans australicus genome includes a region encoding these proteins:
- a CDS encoding phosphotransferase codes for MIGDEAPGDETLRAFGLDPGEAGLPVRLEGGRGLTWAAGAVILRPHDEPDEAIWKAETLERLPPGDGFTVPAPRRTVDGGWLADGWEAQARVAGAAAPSRVADVVAAGTAFHRALANVERPAFIARKTNRWSIADRLAWGDPEPPGAPAAALPDDPQLAALVGALEPLDLPSQVIHGDLLGNVLFAPGLPPAVIDWAPYWRPVGFGAAVAVADAVVWHGVGLQELAHDHGHTGWRQLLLRALVYRIATQHFAGRWDSRFAARHAPVVAAALALPR; via the coding sequence GTGATCGGCGACGAGGCTCCGGGCGATGAGACTCTGCGGGCGTTCGGGCTCGATCCGGGCGAGGCGGGCCTCCCCGTGCGGCTCGAGGGCGGGCGCGGGCTGACGTGGGCGGCGGGAGCCGTGATCCTGCGCCCCCATGACGAGCCCGACGAAGCGATCTGGAAGGCCGAGACCCTCGAGCGCCTGCCTCCCGGCGACGGGTTCACGGTGCCGGCGCCGCGACGCACGGTCGACGGCGGCTGGCTCGCCGACGGGTGGGAGGCCCAGGCCCGGGTCGCAGGAGCAGCCGCCCCGTCCCGCGTGGCCGACGTCGTCGCGGCCGGCACCGCCTTCCACCGAGCGTTGGCGAACGTCGAACGGCCGGCGTTCATCGCCCGCAAGACCAACCGCTGGAGCATCGCCGATCGCCTCGCCTGGGGCGACCCCGAGCCGCCCGGCGCCCCGGCCGCCGCGCTGCCGGACGACCCTCAGCTCGCCGCGCTCGTCGGCGCGCTCGAGCCCCTCGACCTCCCCTCGCAGGTGATCCACGGCGACCTGCTCGGCAACGTCCTCTTCGCGCCGGGGCTCCCGCCCGCCGTGATCGACTGGGCGCCGTACTGGAGGCCGGTCGGCTTCGGCGCGGCGGTCGCGGTCGCCGACGCGGTCGTCTGGCACGGGGTCGGGCTGCAGGAGCTGGCGCACGACCACGGCCACACCGGGTGGCGCCAGCTCCTGCTCCGCGCCCTCGTGTACCGCATCGCCACACAGCACTTCGCCGGCCGGTGGGACTCGCGCTTCGCCGCCCGTCACGCCCCCGTCGTCGCTGCCGCCCTCGCCCTCCCGCGGTAG
- a CDS encoding FAD-dependent oxidoreductase, which yields MKVLIIGGGVGGPVLALALARAGLDAEVEVVEARTPSEVEEGSWITFQANGMDALRAIDAAGPLEEQGYPVETISFVNGRGRSLGSMPLAASRPDRLTSRMLARRTLAGGIGQLARDRGITLTHGVRFVSARYEGSQVVATFNDGSERRADLLVGADGIWSRVRTFIDPSAARPRYVPVLNVGGHLPGFRVDVPQGEFRMQFGTRCFFAWMPTPDGGTVWFANPPHPGEPERGSLERISDASWRSTLHTLMAQDHGPAHDIIDAAPEPLRAWATYDLPTVRRWHDSRAAVLLGDAAHAVAPSAGQGASMALEDAVTLARCLRDAPGATDSARIAAALPRYEALRRARTEKIVAYGHRSSNSKAAGPLGRVVRDAILPLMFARAARDGGKSMMWLQGHHVEFDAPVEF from the coding sequence GTGAAGGTACTCATCATCGGCGGGGGAGTCGGCGGGCCCGTGCTGGCCCTCGCCCTGGCGAGGGCAGGCCTGGATGCCGAGGTCGAGGTCGTCGAGGCCCGCACGCCGAGCGAGGTCGAGGAGGGCTCGTGGATCACCTTCCAGGCCAACGGAATGGACGCCCTCCGCGCCATCGACGCCGCCGGCCCGCTCGAAGAGCAGGGCTACCCCGTCGAGACGATCTCGTTCGTCAACGGTCGCGGGCGCTCGCTCGGAAGCATGCCGCTCGCGGCGAGTCGCCCCGACCGCCTGACGTCGCGGATGCTCGCCCGCCGCACGCTCGCCGGCGGCATCGGGCAGCTCGCACGCGACCGCGGCATCACCCTCACGCACGGTGTCCGCTTCGTGAGCGCGCGCTACGAGGGCTCGCAGGTCGTCGCCACCTTCAACGACGGCAGCGAGCGGCGGGCCGACCTCCTCGTCGGAGCAGACGGCATCTGGTCGCGCGTCCGCACCTTCATCGACCCGAGCGCCGCGCGGCCCCGCTACGTGCCGGTGCTCAACGTCGGCGGCCACCTGCCCGGCTTCCGTGTCGATGTGCCGCAGGGCGAGTTCCGCATGCAGTTCGGAACCCGCTGCTTCTTCGCGTGGATGCCCACGCCCGACGGCGGCACCGTCTGGTTCGCCAACCCTCCGCACCCGGGCGAACCCGAGCGAGGGTCGCTCGAGCGGATCTCCGACGCCTCCTGGCGCTCCACGCTCCACACCCTCATGGCGCAGGATCACGGACCCGCCCACGACATAATCGACGCCGCGCCCGAACCCCTCCGCGCGTGGGCCACGTACGACCTCCCGACCGTGCGGCGGTGGCACGATTCCCGCGCGGCGGTGCTGCTCGGGGACGCCGCCCACGCGGTCGCGCCGTCCGCCGGCCAGGGCGCGTCGATGGCGCTGGAGGACGCGGTGACCCTCGCTCGGTGCCTCCGCGACGCGCCCGGAGCCACGGACTCCGCTCGCATCGCCGCCGCCCTGCCGCGGTACGAGGCGCTGCGCCGGGCGCGCACCGAGAAGATCGTCGCGTACGGGCATCGGTCGTCGAACTCGAAGGCGGCCGGGCCTCTCGGGCGGGTGGTGCGTGACGCGATCCTGCCGCTGATGTTCGCCCGTGCGGCTCGTGACGGCGGGAAGTCGATGATGTGGCTGCAGGGGCACCACGTGGAGTTCGATGCGCCCGTTGAGTTCTGA
- a CDS encoding GNAT family N-acetyltransferase: MTTLRFSNDPADIDIEVVHRWLSEQSYWAAGRSREAHERAMAASRNYAVLADEAAPGDPAKGERVASDPAPGDPAAGERVAGDSAPGDPAPGDPATGERIVGYARVITDEVTFAWLADVFVDPGSRGLGVGKLLVAGIVAELEPLGLKRIALRTSDAHGLYAQFGFAPLGGTPDEGMWMQRTPAPA; encoded by the coding sequence ATGACCACGCTCCGCTTCAGCAACGACCCCGCCGACATCGACATCGAGGTCGTGCACCGTTGGTTGTCCGAGCAGTCGTACTGGGCGGCCGGGCGCAGCCGCGAAGCGCACGAGCGCGCGATGGCGGCGTCCCGCAACTACGCCGTGCTGGCGGACGAAGCTGCGCCGGGCGACCCCGCGAAAGGAGAGCGTGTGGCCAGCGACCCTGCGCCGGGCGACCCCGCGGCAGGCGAGCGTGTGGCCGGCGACTCCGCGCCGGGCGACCCTGCGCCGGGCGACCCCGCGACTGGCGAGCGCATCGTCGGCTACGCGCGCGTGATCACCGACGAGGTGACCTTCGCCTGGTTGGCCGACGTGTTCGTCGATCCTGGGTCCCGGGGCCTCGGAGTCGGCAAGCTCCTCGTGGCGGGAATCGTCGCCGAGCTGGAGCCTCTCGGCCTCAAGCGGATCGCGCTGCGGACGTCCGACGCGCACGGTCTCTACGCGCAGTTCGGCTTCGCGCCCCTCGGCGGCACGCCCGACGAGGGCATGTGGATGCAGCGCACTCCTGCCCCGGCCTGA
- a CDS encoding carbohydrate ABC transporter permease: MTAVGAGKTSGVRVLDPAPGASGSSGAGRRRRGSTRGAVGRWVVWALLALGALVMFFPVYWVFVTAISPGGLSQGSGFSLWPKHFDLSVFARVFEDQPIGTWMLNSTIISVASVLISVSISLLAGYAFAKYRFRGRNALFALMLLTIMVPIQVIVVPEFVIISKLGLVNSYWSVILPSAAQGICIFIARQFLVALPDELIEAARVDGASELRIFLRVVLPMSGPLIAVLTILTFVWRWNDFIWPLVTLQTSNRFTMSVGLNSLNGAYSHPWDQIMAVTLLSMIPVIIVFLIFQRQFVQGIAESGLK, encoded by the coding sequence GTGACGGCTGTCGGTGCAGGGAAGACGTCGGGGGTGCGGGTACTGGATCCTGCGCCCGGCGCGTCGGGTTCGTCGGGCGCGGGGCGTCGTCGACGCGGGTCGACGCGCGGGGCGGTCGGGAGGTGGGTCGTCTGGGCGCTGCTGGCATTGGGTGCGCTGGTGATGTTCTTCCCGGTGTACTGGGTGTTCGTCACCGCGATCAGCCCCGGCGGCCTGTCGCAGGGCTCGGGCTTCTCGCTCTGGCCGAAGCACTTCGACCTCAGCGTGTTCGCGCGCGTGTTCGAGGATCAGCCGATCGGCACGTGGATGCTGAACTCGACGATCATCTCGGTCGCGAGCGTGCTCATCTCGGTGTCGATCTCGCTGCTCGCCGGCTACGCGTTCGCGAAGTACCGGTTCCGGGGCCGCAACGCGCTGTTCGCGCTGATGCTCTTGACGATCATGGTGCCGATCCAGGTGATCGTGGTGCCGGAGTTCGTGATCATCTCGAAGCTGGGGCTCGTCAACTCGTACTGGTCGGTGATCCTGCCGTCGGCCGCGCAGGGCATCTGCATCTTCATCGCGCGGCAGTTCCTGGTGGCGCTGCCCGACGAGCTGATCGAGGCGGCGCGGGTGGACGGGGCGAGCGAGCTGCGGATCTTCCTGCGGGTCGTGCTGCCGATGAGCGGGCCGCTGATCGCGGTGCTGACGATCCTCACCTTCGTCTGGCGCTGGAACGACTTCATCTGGCCGCTGGTCACGCTGCAGACGTCGAACCGCTTCACGATGTCGGTCGGGCTCAACTCGCTCAACGGCGCGTACTCGCACCCGTGGGATCAGATCATGGCGGTGACGCTGCTGTCGATGATCCCGGTGATCATCGTCTTCCTGATCTTCCAGCGGCAGTTCGTGCAGGGTATTGCGGAGTCGGGGCTGAAGTAG
- a CDS encoding carbohydrate ABC transporter permease translates to MTSVPTRSEAPADGRISVGGRRPSRGRGAGAVGGTGGAGRSGRSGRSRRESRVAPWAFVTPSLVLFSVFAFAPILASVVLSFENVQVFGGGTFVGLQNYQTMLTTPLFWEAVKNTLIFTVGTVPTSAALGLLLAIMLNRKLPGRGIIRSLYFLPMVVSGVAVSLVFIWMFDSNDGVVDAFLQAIGLPRIGWLTSPDWAMVTVILAVVWGRIGFCMVTYLAALQGINPSLLEAAQIDGAGSWRRFTGITWPLLNPTTYMLIVLNVVFSLQAFDVIYVMTGGGPGFSTTVLIQYIFRSAFTNGQMGYASAIGVFLVVVLLLLTLLRNRIAKRTEEES, encoded by the coding sequence ATGACGAGCGTCCCCACCCGCAGTGAAGCGCCCGCCGACGGGAGGATCTCCGTCGGCGGGCGCCGCCCGTCCCGCGGTCGCGGCGCCGGCGCCGTCGGAGGCACCGGCGGCGCGGGTCGTTCCGGCCGCTCCGGTCGCTCGCGGCGCGAGTCGCGCGTCGCCCCGTGGGCGTTCGTCACCCCGAGCCTCGTGCTGTTCTCGGTGTTCGCGTTCGCCCCGATCCTCGCCTCCGTCGTGCTCAGCTTCGAGAACGTGCAGGTGTTCGGCGGCGGCACCTTCGTCGGGCTGCAGAACTACCAGACGATGCTCACGACGCCGCTGTTCTGGGAGGCGGTGAAGAACACCCTCATCTTCACGGTGGGGACGGTGCCCACGAGCGCGGCTCTCGGGCTCCTGCTCGCCATCATGCTGAACCGGAAGCTGCCGGGCCGAGGCATCATCCGCAGCCTGTACTTCCTGCCGATGGTGGTCTCGGGCGTCGCCGTGTCGCTGGTGTTCATCTGGATGTTCGACAGCAACGACGGCGTGGTCGACGCCTTCCTCCAGGCGATCGGGCTGCCCCGCATCGGCTGGCTGACGTCGCCCGACTGGGCCATGGTGACGGTGATCCTCGCGGTCGTCTGGGGCCGCATCGGCTTCTGCATGGTGACGTACCTCGCCGCGCTGCAGGGCATCAACCCGTCGCTGCTCGAGGCGGCTCAGATCGATGGCGCAGGATCCTGGCGACGCTTCACCGGCATCACCTGGCCCCTCCTGAACCCCACCACGTACATGCTCATCGTCCTGAACGTCGTGTTCTCGCTGCAGGCGTTCGACGTGATCTACGTGATGACGGGCGGAGGGCCCGGGTTCTCGACCACGGTGCTCATCCAGTACATCTTCCGCTCGGCCTTCACCAACGGTCAGATGGGCTACGCGTCGGCGATCGGCGTGTTCCTGGTCGTGGTGCTGCTGCTTCTGACGCTGCTGCGGAATCGGATCGCGAAGAGGACGGAGGAGGAGTCGTGA
- a CDS encoding MarR family winged helix-turn-helix transcriptional regulator, translated as MSRESHAAAPADLVGAFGEAIRRYQAAVDDFDRAVAAALGINQTDGRCVELLMFEFADGATPAQLGAALGLTSGSVTTMVDRLVAAGHVVRTPHPSDARRVLVTTTKSLQEHAWALHEPIVRRGAELLARYSPAELSTMIDFFTRAEAVQREEERVLREG; from the coding sequence ATGTCAAGAGAAAGTCACGCGGCGGCGCCCGCTGATCTGGTCGGCGCATTCGGCGAGGCGATCCGGCGCTACCAGGCGGCCGTCGACGACTTCGATCGCGCGGTGGCGGCGGCGCTCGGCATCAATCAGACCGACGGACGCTGCGTCGAACTCCTGATGTTCGAGTTCGCCGACGGTGCGACTCCGGCTCAGCTCGGTGCCGCCCTGGGCCTCACGAGCGGCAGTGTCACGACGATGGTCGACCGTCTCGTCGCGGCCGGCCATGTGGTGCGCACCCCTCACCCCTCCGATGCGCGCCGTGTTCTCGTGACGACGACGAAGTCGCTGCAGGAGCACGCGTGGGCCCTCCACGAGCCCATCGTCCGGCGCGGTGCAGAGCTGCTCGCCCGATACTCCCCCGCGGAACTCTCCACGATGATCGACTTCTTCACGCGCGCGGAGGCCGTGCAACGGGAGGAGGAGAGGGTGCTGCGGGAGGGGTAG